One genomic segment of Accipiter gentilis chromosome 29, bAccGen1.1, whole genome shotgun sequence includes these proteins:
- the TMEM250 gene encoding transmembrane protein 250 — protein MPVIPIPRRVRSFHGPHTTCLHSACGPVRTTHLVRTKYNNFDIYLKSRWMYGFIRFLLYFSCSLFTSILWVALSILFCLQYLGIRIFLRFQYKLSIILLLLGRRRVDFSLMNELLIYGIHVTMLLVGGLGWCFMVFVDM, from the coding sequence ATGCCTGTAATCCCCATTCCCCGCCGGGTCCGTTCATTCCACGGCCCCCACACGACCTGCCTGCATTCGGCCTGTGGCCCGGTAAGGACCACTCACTTGGTGCGTACCAAGTACAACAATTTCGACATCTATCTCAAATCCCGATGGATGTATGGATTCATCCGTTTCCTGCTGTACTTCAGCTGCAGCCTGTTTACCTCCATCCTCTGGGTGGCACTCTCTATCTTGTTTTGCCTTCAGTACCTTGGCATCCGGATCTTTCTGCGTTTCCAGTACAAACTCTCCATCATCCTCCTCTTACTGGGGCGAAGGCGGGTAGACTTCAGCCTCATGAATGAACTGCTCATCTATGGAATTCATGTGACCATGCTGCTAGTGGGGGGGCTGGGATGGTGTTTCATGGTATTTGTGGATATGTAA